One window of Doryrhamphus excisus isolate RoL2022-K1 chromosome 13, RoL_Dexc_1.0, whole genome shotgun sequence genomic DNA carries:
- the LOC131140601 gene encoding HEAT repeat-containing protein 5A-like isoform X2, whose protein sequence is MESIHALLLDEDACSLLNEHQQAAFIFDWLTRLKKLLPSSDRAVIKKNQRRLVDQLSGVLIGSPGPPTRGLLAHCLALIFCLGDPVPSSLLVERCNDIVRFKDDSPSGLPNRLAAVACLGAMFEQLGRMLGGLFKDTLAHLLKAMKNAESQGRCEIMASLEKMLRGLGVSAASGHRDVYKAARTCLTDRSMAVRCAAAKCLLELQREATFLWTSEMENVTTLCFRAFEGSDHDVRVSVAKLLGTLLAAALDPRNDSAASKQSGRGRSALEEVMDLLSGGFVRGGAGFLRVSGDMLKGISSVSKEVRIGVTQACVVFVSALGGPWLEANFSSFLSLLMALVSNVRATPTPGDAVMMRRCVSFILRSTVGSLLGERAQSNVARHLCLAVAAQKQAFEAAWTDGKPENKVCSDITSSQHALICCLLELGALMQGLRSTIAPLLSDSSTAFLDSVVPVLLHPISSVRLAAAWCLRCVAMAMPSQCSLLLNRCTERLAALKSSPEAVAGYGAAVAALVAAVQHCPLGIPHAKGKVVLDLAEDLLRSASQNSRISLQRTQAGWLLVSSLSTLGPDVVDQHLPRLVLLWRCVFPASLREQEMELRRGDYFTWKVTLEGRAGALCAMKMLLLHCKELAADDVIGRLLTPITCAVGLLPKLPALIGSYGACVGVWTLVYRLRVYELLAMLPPHIYQESFGLVMNQLVSDLLVLENLNQPCPELTFLHALCHRDDMPLLGPTFQESEHRFLEDQLHVAAGSLENDPFAVCEGSEEAPAPLLPATALTGAAIHLFGLLFPHIISAQRVKILEQFVETLKQLKGQRQKTVQTHVCAAICSLLKHPGTTQGLLGSEEARLPVVSLLMAALESSSPLLRCVAAEGLARLVQVVGDAGFTVSVSLLCLDRLKTARDSASRSGCSLALGALHRYVGGISSPQHLSTCLGVLFTLSQDGTSPEVQTWSLHSLALVVDLSRGLYHAHANPSFALVLRLLLLAPPTHPEVHCSLGRCLHALITCLGPDLQGEGPAVTALRSSCMVACGAMRATPHCLVQASAISCLQQLHMFCPQHVHLASLVPALCANLCSSHLCLRRAVVACLRQLVQRGAREVCELAVAQFKELQRREHTQMDVTIKEVGLEGALVSLLDQESDPGLRSDIQETLVHMIASSATSGMLRHWLKLCKDVLSASTDRGATLEAGQEDDDPVQDDDSSVFRARAESAGPFKALRWSTRCFAMECVCRIIALCQKDDPAHFDLALAQDRCLNTSTDFLVLHLGDLVRMAFMAATDHSDQLRLAGLHTLLVIIRQFSAIAEPEFPGHAILEQYQANVGAALRPTFSADAPPDVTAKACQVCSAWIASGVVSDHRDLRRVHELLASSLAKVQTGGDLCSQLYNEAAVTMETLAVLKAWAQVYIVAVQRSSQESDPDRTGGPVLDGTESESVGTSLLALVHADLSKLSRLWLAALQDCSTLLLPQEQTSQVPDPGGSFYTAETANQTVTHFSSSWAPILHATSLWLRGTGFVVSDDAPANLSRPVTPTSMGRSGSVCGAKSPEDINVERLHLILGLSVHFLCSPHSEEQMENITSCLQALQALLDVPWTRAKIASDQVLSVELLSVLHRLMVTREAASIQALMLDLLSQIVTSTQEHIREKRHSAEVDDGASEKETLPEFGEGRDTGGLIPGRSLVFGALEICLCVLVRKLPKLSPKLSGTRPTGPGGTLWGLNNSDCHLVASALCVLSQLPSICSPQGSVSILPTILYLLLGVLRESALQPSTRTEPHTCPLPENLEVGSKGGAAKGPGGVIHAVLQALKVVLTSSMSRQEKSGGAWEMMLRSALGTLLDLWNAGPIGVDPVILLTALTVFLVSAGPNVCLVQPLHTLSLQRFSTSMDAKDPREATRCFQLLALLFRAHQEVSVPYIRALGPPLLRFLQKVERCRPQCPEELQVVLEGVRAMEVLVQAAAESQRSSLVAILFPLLISFLLDENALSSAPAASRSLHEAALKDLMRLGPQHLDVFRSLITTCPHFKSRLEAALKGTQESAVNAKGSSANSTSRRAAKSSPSITLKTNFL, encoded by the exons TCTCAGGGTCGTTGCGAGATCATGGCGAGCCTCGAGAAGATGCTCCGAGGTTTGGGGGTCAGTGCTGCGTCAGGTCACCGGGATGTCTACAAGGCGGCCAGGACCTGTTTGACGGACCGCTCCATGGCGGTACGCTGCGCCGCCGCCAAG TGTTTGCTCGAACTGCAGCGGGAGGCAACGTTCCTGTGGACCAGCGAAATGGAAAATGTGACCACACTGTGCTTCAGGGCCTTTGAAGGCTCTGACCATGACGTACGCGTGTCTGTGGCCAAACTGCTCGGAACTCTTCTGGCGGCGGCGTTGGATCCCAGGAATGACAGCG ctgCCTCCAAACAGAGTGGGCGGGGTCGCAGTGCCCTGGAGGAGGTGATGGACCTGTTGTCAGGGGGGTTTGTTAGGGGCGGAGCCGGCTTCCTGCGGGTCAGCGGCGATATGTTAAAGGGGATCAGCTCTGTGAGCAAGGAAGTGCGCATCGGCGTCACCCAG GCATGTGTGGTCTTTGTGTCCGCACTTGGCGGACCCTGGCTGGAGGCTAACTTCTCATCATTCCTATCACTGCTCATGGCGCTGGTGTCCAACGTCAGGGCCACACCAACGCCAGGCGACGCCGTCATGATGCGCCGCTGCGTCTCCTTCATCCTCAGGAGCACCGTGGGCTCCCTCCTTGGCGAGAGGGCTCAGAGCAATGTCGCCAGACACCTCTGCTTGGCCGTGGCGGCACAGAAACAAGCTTTTG aaGCAGCGTGGACTGATGGGAAGCCGGAGAACAAAGTTTGTTCCGACATCACTTCCAGTCAGCACGCGTTGATCTGCTGTCTTCTGGAACTGGGAGCTCTGATGCAAGGATTGCGCTCCACCATCGCCCCCCTCTTGAGTGACAGCAGCACAG CCTTCCTGGACTCCGTGGTCCCTGTTCTCCTTCACCCAATCTCTTCGGTCCGACTGGCTGCTGCCTGGTGCCTGCGTTGTGTCGCCATGGCGATGCCATCCCAGTGCTCCTTGCTGCTGAATCGCTGCACGGAGCGACTGGCAGCCTTGAAGTCTTCCCCCGAGGCCGTGGCTGGCTATGGAGCTGCAGTCGCCGCCCTGGTGGCTGCAGTGCAGCACTGCCCCCTGGGAATACCGCACGCCAAGGGCAAG GTGGTTCTGGATCTCGCCGAGGACTTGCTGCGTTCCGCCTCTCAGAACAGTCGTATCTCTCTGCAGAGGACGCAAGCTGGCTGGTTGCTCGTCTCCTCTCTCTCCACTCTGG GTCCAGACGTTGTGGATCAGCACCTCCCACGCCTCGTGCTCCTTTGGCGCTGCGTGTTTCCCGCGTCCCTCAGAGAGCAGGAGATGGAGCTGAGGCGCGGGGACTACTTTACGTGGAAGGTTACACTGGAGGGTCGAGCCGGGGCGCTCTGTG CAATGaagatgctgctgctgcactgCAAGGAGCTCGCCGCCGACGATGTCATCGGTCGTCTCCTCACGCCAATCACATGTGCTGTTGGCCTCCTCCCAAA ACTTCCTGCTCTTATCGGATCGTACGGCGCTTGCGTTGGCGTCTGGACGCTCGTCTACCGGCTGCGAGTGTACGAGCTGCTCGCCATGCTGCCACCGCACATCTACCAAG aGAGTTTTGGTTTGGTGATGAACCAGCTGGTGTCTGACCTTCTGGTGCTGGAGAACCTCAACCAGCCCTGCCCTGAGCTCACCTTCTTGCACGCCCTTTGTCACCGTGACGACATGCCGCTGCTCGGCCCCACCTTCCAAGAAAGCGAGCACAGATTCCTTGAGGATCAG CTGCATGTCGCAGCAGGCTCGCTGGAAAACGACCCCTTTGCTGTCTGCGAGGGAAGCGAGGAAGCCCCCGCTCCTCTTCTCCCCGCCACCGCCCTGACTGGTGCCGCCATACACCTCTTCGGACTCCTTTTCCCGCACATCATCTCGGCTCAGAG AGTGAAGATTCTAGAACAGTTTGTAGAGACCCTGAAACAGCTGAAGGGTCAGCGCCAGAAGACTGTCCAGACGCACGTGTGTGCCGCCATCTGTAGTCTACTCAAG CACCCGGGCACCACCCAAGGCCTTCTGGGGTCGGAGGAGGCTCGTCTCCCGGTAGTGTCTCTCCTGATGGCGGCGCTGGAAAGCTCCAGTCCTCTTCTACGCTGCGTGGCAGCTGAGGGCCTTGCTCGTCTTGTGCAGGTCGTAGGAGATGCAGGCTTCACCGTGTCTGTGTCACTGCTCTGCTTGGACAG GCTAAAGACTGCTCGGGATAGCGCTTCTCGCAGTGGCTGCTCTCTGGCACTGGGGGCGCTGCACCGCTACGTTGGAGGCATCAGCTCGCCACAACATCTCTCCACCTGTCTCGGAGTGCTCTTCACGCTGAGTCAGGACGGCACGTCACCCGAGGTTCAG ACATGGTCACTCCACAGTCTTGCCCTGGTGGTGGACCTATCCCGTGGGCTGTACCACGCCCATGCCAATCCGTCCTTTGCGCTGGTGCTGCGACTGTTGCTCTTGGCTCCGCCCACCCACCCAGAGGTCCACTGCAGCCTCGGCCGCTGCCTGCACGCCCTCATCACGTGCCTTGGCCCCGACCTGCAAG GGGAGGGGCCCGCTGTGACCGCGTTACGCTCCAGTTGTATGGTGGCCTGTGGCGCCATGCGGGCCACGCCCCACTGCCTGGTTCAGGCCTCCGCCATTTCCTGCCTGCAGCAGCTACACATGTTCTGCCCGCAACATGTTCACCTGGCCAGCCTCGTCCCTGCACTCtgt gCAAACCTGTGCAGCTCCCATCTGTGTTTGCGGCGGGCGGTGGTGGCGTGTCTGAGGCAGCTGGTACAGCGGGGGGCGCGAGAGGTGTGTGAGCTGGCTGTGGCGCAGTTCAAGGAACTGCAGAGAcgagaacacacacaaatgg ATGTCACCATCAAAGAAGTGGGCCTGGAAGGAGCTCTCGTCTCTCTGCTGGACCAGGAGTCTGACCCAGGACTCCGGAGTGATATCCAGGAGACTTTGGTACACATGATTGCGTCCAGCGCCACCAGTGGTATGCTCCGACACTGGCTCAAACTCTGCAAGGATGTCCTGTCTGCGTCTACCG ATCGGGGCGCTACATTGGAGGCGGGTCAAGAAGACGATGACCCCGTCCAGGACGACGACTCGTCTGTCTTCAGAGCCCGGGCCGAGTCCGCCGGCCCTTTCAAGGCGCTGCGCTGGTCCACGCGCTGCTTTGCGATGGAGTGCGTGTGTCGCATCATTGCACTGTGTCAGAAAGACGACCCGGCTCACTTTGACTTGGCCTTGGCTCAAGACAGATGCCTGAACACCTCCACCG ACTTTCTGGTCCTTCACCTCGGCGATCTGGTGCGCATGGCATTTATGGCGGCAACGGATCACAGTGACCAGCTGCGACTGGCGGGTCTGCACACACTCCTGGTCATCATTAGACAATTCTCAGCCATCGCAGAGCCCGAGTTTCCAGGTCATGCGATCCTGGAGCAGTACCAGGCCAAC GTCGGAGCTGCTCTGAGACCAACGTTCAGTGCCGACGCGCCTCCCGATGTCACAGCAAAGGCCTGTCAG GTCTGCAGCGCCTGGATAGCGAGCGGCGTGGTCAGCGACCACCGCGATCTCCGGCGCGTCCACGAGCTCCTGGCCAGCTCCTTGGCCAAGGTCCAGACAGGCGGGGACCTGTGCAGTCAACTTTACAATGAGGCTGCCGTTACCATGGAAACGCTGGCTGTTCTTAAGGCCTGGGCACAG GTTTACATTGTAGCCGTCCAGAGGAGTTCACAGGAGTCAGACCCAGATAGGACCGGTGGACCGGTTCTTGACGGCACCGAGTCCGAGTCTGTAGGGACGAGCCTGCTGGCGCTGGTCCACGCCGATCTATCCAAGCTGAGCCGCCTGTGGTTGGCGGCTCTGCAGGACTGCAGCACGTTGCTGCTCCCGCAGGAACAGACTTCCCAAGTACCTGACCCAG GAGGTTCCTTCTACACCGCAGAGACGGCCAACCAGACCGTCACTCACTTCTCGTCGTCCTGGGCTCCCATCTTGCATGCCACCTCGCTGTGGCTCCGCGGCACAG GTTTTGTCGTGTCCGACGATGCCCCTGCCAACCTGTCCAGACCGGTCACACCCACCTCCATGGGCCGCAGTGGCTCTGTGTGCGGGGCCAAGAGTCCAGAAGACATCAACGTGGAGCGACTCCACCTAATTCTTG gcCTCAGCGTGCACTTCCTGTGCTCTCCTCACTCCGAGGAACAGATGGagaacatcacttcctgtttgcaagcGCTGCAGGCGCTGCTGGACGTCCCGTGGACGCGTGCCAAGATAGCAAGTGACCAG GTGCTGAGTGTAGAACTGCTCAGCGTTCTCCACAGACTGATGGTCACCAGAGAGGCGGCGTCCATCCAGGCGTTGATGTTGGACTTGCTAAGTCAGATAGTGACGTCCACCCAGGAGCACATCAGAGAAAAACGCCACAGTGCTGAAG TGGACGATGGCGCATCCGAGAAGGAGACCTTGCCAGAATTTGGTGAGGGACGGGACACCGGGGGCCTGATACCCGGACGCTCGCTGGTTTTTGGAGCGCTGGAGATCTGCCTGTGCGTGCTGGTCCGCAAACTTCCCAAACTCAGTCCTAAACTGTCTGGAACCAGACCAACCG GTCCAGGGGGGACCCTGTGGGGTCTGAACAACAGCGATTGTCACCTCGTGGCTTCGGCTTTGTGTGTCCTGTCTCAGCTGCCGTCCATCTGCTCACCACAAG GAAGTGTGTCCATCCTGCCGACAATTCTCTACCTGCTCCTCGGAGTTCTCCGAGAGTCGGCGCTCCAACCCAGCACACGCACCG AACCACACACATGTCCTCTACCGGAGAACCTGGAAGTGGGCTCAAAAGGCGGGGCAGCCAAAGGGCCCGGTGGGGTGATCCACGCAGTTCTGCAAGCACTGAAGGTAGTGTTGACATCATCGATGAGTCGCCAGGAGAAAAGCGGGGGAGCGTGGGAGATGATGCTGCGCTCTGCTCTCGGCACGCTACTGGACCTGTGGAACGCTG GGCCCATTGGCGTGGATCCCGTCATCCTCCTCACAGCACTGACCGTCTTCCTCGTGTCTGCCGGTCCAAATGTTTGTTTGGTGCAGCCGCTGCACACACTCAGTCTGCAACGCTTCTCCACCAGCATGGACGCCAAGGACCCACGG GAGGCCACTCGATGCTTTCAGTTGCTGGCTCTGCTCTTTCGAGCCCACCAGGAGGTTTCTGTCCCCTACATTCGGGCCCTCGGACCGCCACTGCTTCGATTCCTTCAG AAGGTGGAGCGGTGTCGTCCTCAGTGCCCAGAAGAGCTGCAGGTGGTTCTGGAGGGCGTCAGAGCCATGGAGGTTTTGGTGCAGGCCGCTGCAGAGTCACAGC GTTCCTCATTGGTGGCCATCTTGTTCCCTCTGCTCATCTCCTTCCTGCTGGACGAGAATGCTCTGTCTTCTGCTCCTGCAGCGTCTCGCTCTCTCCATGAGGCGGCGCTCAAGGACCTCATGCGCCTGGGTCCCCAGCACTTGGACGTCTTCAG GTCTCTCATCACAACTTGTCCTCACTTCAAGTCTCGCCTGGAAGCTGCCCTCAAAGGAACCCAGGAGAGCGCTGTGAATGCTAAAGGTAGCAGCGCTAACTCTACCTCCCGCAGGGCAGCAAAGTCCTCTCCCAGCATCACGCTCAAAACCAACTTCCTGTAA